In a genomic window of Flavobacterium crassostreae:
- the rplL gene encoding 50S ribosomal protein L7/L12, giving the protein MADLKQFAEQLVNLTVKEVNELATILKDEYGIEPAAAAVVVSAGGGEAAEEAQTEFTVVLKEAGASKLAVVKMVKELTGLGLKEAKDVVDSAPSNVKEGVSKEEAEGLKKSLEEAGAVVELK; this is encoded by the coding sequence ATGGCAGATTTGAAACAATTCGCAGAACAATTAGTTAACTTAACTGTAAAAGAAGTTAATGAATTAGCAACAATATTAAAAGACGAGTACGGAATTGAGCCAGCTGCTGCAGCTGTAGTAGTTTCTGCAGGTGGTGGAGAAGCTGCTGAAGAAGCTCAAACAGAATTTACAGTGGTATTGAAAGAAGCTGGAGCTTCTAAATTAGCAGTTGTGAAAATGGTTAAAGAACTTACAGGTTTAGGTCTTAAAGAAGCTAAAGATGTAGTGGATAGCGCTCCTTCTAATGTTAAAGAAGGTGTTTCTAAAGAAGAGGCTGAAGGTCTTAAAAAATCTTTAGAAGAAGCTGGAGCTGTTGTTGAATTAAAATAA